In one Culex quinquefasciatus strain JHB chromosome 2, VPISU_Cqui_1.0_pri_paternal, whole genome shotgun sequence genomic region, the following are encoded:
- the LOC6033275 gene encoding protein tyrosine phosphatase type IVA 1 isoform X1 produces MTTVIMRQKDIRPAPARIEFKGMKFLITDRPSDHNIIAYIAELKKHNVSVVVRVCEPSYKIEELASQGIAVRDLAFEDGTFPPQPVVDEWFEILKQNFLYRFQEDPDACVAVHCVAGLGRAPVLVALALIELGLKYEAAVEMIRDKRRGAINAKQLSYLEKYKPKSRLKHKNGHKNSCCVQ; encoded by the exons ATGACCACCGTCATCATGCGTCAGAAGGACATCCGACCAGCGCCCGCCCGGATCGAGTTCAAGGGCATGAAGTTCCTGATCACCGACCGGCCCTCGGACCACAACATCATCGCTTACATCGcg GAGCTGAAGAAGCACAACGTGTCGGTGGTGGTGCGCGTCTGCGAACCGAGCTACAAGATCGAGGAGCTCGCCAGCCAGGGCATCGCGGTGCGCGATCTGGCCTTCGAGGACGGCACCTTCCCGCCGCAGCCCGTCGTCGACGAGTGGTTcgaaattttgaagcaaaa CTTTCTGTACAGATTCCAGGAGGACCCGGATGCGTGCGTGGCCGTGCACTGCGTGGCGGGCCTAGGCCGGGCACCCGTGCTGGTGGCGCTCGCACTGATCGAACTCGGACTCAAGTACGAAGCCGCGGTGGAGATGATTAGGGA CAAGAGGAGGGGTGCTATCAATGCCAAACAACTATCATACTTGGAAAAGTATAAGCCCAAGTCACGACTAAAGCACAAAAATGGTCATAAGAATTCGTGCTGCGTGCaataa
- the LOC6033275 gene encoding protein tyrosine phosphatase type IVA 1 isoform X2, producing MTTVIMRQKDIRPAPARIEFKGMKFLITDRPSDHNIIAYIAELKKHNVSVVVRVCEPSYKIEELASQGIAVRDLAFEDGTFPPQPVVDEWFEILKQKFQEDPDACVAVHCVAGLGRAPVLVALALIELGLKYEAAVEMIRDKRRGAINAKQLSYLEKYKPKSRLKHKNGHKNSCCVQ from the exons ATGACCACCGTCATCATGCGTCAGAAGGACATCCGACCAGCGCCCGCCCGGATCGAGTTCAAGGGCATGAAGTTCCTGATCACCGACCGGCCCTCGGACCACAACATCATCGCTTACATCGcg GAGCTGAAGAAGCACAACGTGTCGGTGGTGGTGCGCGTCTGCGAACCGAGCTACAAGATCGAGGAGCTCGCCAGCCAGGGCATCGCGGTGCGCGATCTGGCCTTCGAGGACGGCACCTTCCCGCCGCAGCCCGTCGTCGACGAGTGGTTcgaaattttgaagcaaaa ATTCCAGGAGGACCCGGATGCGTGCGTGGCCGTGCACTGCGTGGCGGGCCTAGGCCGGGCACCCGTGCTGGTGGCGCTCGCACTGATCGAACTCGGACTCAAGTACGAAGCCGCGGTGGAGATGATTAGGGA CAAGAGGAGGGGTGCTATCAATGCCAAACAACTATCATACTTGGAAAAGTATAAGCCCAAGTCACGACTAAAGCACAAAAATGGTCATAAGAATTCGTGCTGCGTGCaataa